A single region of the Polymorphum gilvum SL003B-26A1 genome encodes:
- a CDS encoding type II toxin-antitoxin system Phd/YefM family antitoxin: MNEHSRPEKASKDGITVSVAEAKARFSELLKRAAAGEEIHVTRHGKPYVRLGPETEDKPKRRRIGAFAQVPLRMSDDFDVLGLEWTEYLK, encoded by the coding sequence ATGAACGAGCACAGCCGGCCGGAGAAGGCGAGCAAGGACGGGATCACCGTCTCGGTCGCCGAGGCCAAGGCCCGCTTCTCGGAGCTCCTGAAACGTGCCGCCGCCGGCGAGGAGATCCATGTCACGCGGCACGGCAAGCCGTATGTCCGGCTCGGCCCGGAAACGGAGGACAAGCCGAAGCGTCGGAGGATTGGCGCCTTCGCGCAGGTTCCGCTTCGGATGTCGGACGATTTTGATGTCCTCGGCCTCGAATGGACCGAATACCTCAAGTGA